The genome window ATGTTAAAGCTTCGTATTCTTTATCAAATTTTTCCTTAATTGAACGTTTTGTCATCAGACGATCAAACGTTGTCTTTGTAGTAAGTTCCTTTTTTAATTCTTTTTTCATAATCTTCCCTCCTTTTTAGCGCTCGCTCTTTTTCATTCTTTGGTAATTTATCTGTCTTTTTTAGAAATGCATTCGTAATAATTACTTTCTTACCTTTTACAAAGAAACAAAGAAATCTGTGTGGAAACGGTTTGAAAGCATATAATGCGTCCCCTTCAAAATTGAATTTTGTCCG of Leptospira sp. GIMC2001 contains these proteins:
- a CDS encoding type II toxin-antitoxin system RelE/ParE family toxin, whose protein sequence is MKEIVAYKGEKFTIEWYFDEKEKSDVLHYFNGLTEPLQIKTLALFKRFAEVGEIKDRTKFNFEGDALYAFKPFPHRFLCFFVKGKKVIITNAFLKKTDKLPKNEKERALKRREDYEKRIKKGTYYKDNV